In Trichomycterus rosablanca isolate fTriRos1 chromosome 4, fTriRos1.hap1, whole genome shotgun sequence, one DNA window encodes the following:
- the LOC134312069 gene encoding complement C1q tumor necrosis factor-related protein 3-like — protein sequence MWTLTRLMLVLWVWQVQSHKVAAETLDILSELGKIKTLEEKVKTLEESTQSHNTDLNSKLEELKQQNEELKEKLENLQKENEARRVAFSASLFTSESGHVGPFRTVESPIIYKKVHTNFGNGYNPETGIFTVPVRGVYFLRMYAHSHAGVRMAVRLMKNGEVQCSVYSHMPSSTNGNASNGIVLSLEKGDEIYTKLWDNSWVYDDPAGYTSFGGFLLFPL from the exons AtgtggaccctgaccaggctgaTGCTGGTGTTGTGGGTGTGGCAGGTTCAGTCACACAAAGTCGCAGCAGAGACCTTAGACATTCTGTCCGAGTTAGGAAAAATAAAAACCCTGGAGGAGAAAGTGAAAACCCTGGAGGAGAGCACGCAGAGCCACAATACTGACCTGAACTCCAAACTGGAGGAACTGAAACAGCAAAATGAag AGCTGAAGGAGAAGCTTGAAAACCTGCAGAAAGAAAACGAAG CGCGACGGGTGGCGTTTTCTGCATCTCTGTTCACCTCAGAATCAGGACACGTGGGACCCTTCAGGACTGTAGAGTCTCCCATCATCTACAAAAAGGTTCACACCAATTTTGGAAACGGCTACAATCCAGAGACAG GGATCTTCACCGTCCCGGTGAGGGGCGTGTACTTCCTGAGGATGTACGCCCACTCTCACGCCGGGGTCCGCATGGCCGTCAGGCTGATGAAGAACGGAGAGGTTCAGTGCTCCGTCTACTCTCACATGCCCAGTTCCACCAACGGCAACGCCAGCAACGGCATCGTCCTGAGTCTGGAGAAAGGGGACGAGATCTACACCAAACTGTGGGACAACTCCTGGGTTTACGACGACCCGGCTGGGTACACCAGTTTCGGAGGGTTCTTACTCTTCCCCCTGTGA
- the c1ql4l gene encoding complement component 1, q subcomponent-like 4 like, with protein MEEKVKTMQEKVKILTLEEKVKTLEEKVKILTLEEKVKTLEEKVKTLTLEEKVKTLEEKVKTLEEKVENLQKENKECRVAFSASLFTSGSGHMGPFKGVEPTIIYKKVHTNFGNGYNSETGIFTVPVRGVYFLRMYAHSHTGVRMAVRLTKNGEDQCSVYSHMPSSTNGNASNGIVLSLEKGDEIYTKLWDNSWVYDDPNRYTSFGGFLLFPL; from the exons atgGAGGAGAAAGTAAAAACCATGCAGGAGAAAGTAAAAATCCTAACCCTGGAGGAGAAAGTAAAAACCCTGGAAGAGAAAGTAAAAATCCTAACCCTGGAGGAGAAAGTAAAAACCCTGGAGGAGAAAGTAAAAACCCTAACCCTGGAGGAGAAAGTAAAAACCCTGGAGGAGAAAGTAAAAACCCTGGAAGAGAAA GTTGAAAACCTGCAGAAAGAAAacaaag AGTGTCGGGTGGCGTTTTCTGCATCTCTGTTCACCTCAGGATCAGGACACATGGGACCCTTCAAAGGTGTAGAGCCTACCATCATCTACAAAAAGGTTCACACCAATTTTGGAAACGGCTACAATTCAGAGACAG GGATCTTCACCGTCCCGGTGAGGGGCGTGTACTTCCTGAGGATGTACGCCCACTCTCACACCGGGGTCCGCATGGCCGTCAGGCTGACGAAGAACGGAGAGGATCAGTGCTCCGTCTACTCTCACATGCCCAGTTCCACCAACGGCAACGCCAGCAACGGCATCGTCCTGAGTCTGGAGAAAGGGGACGAGATCTACACCAAACTGTGGGACAACTCCTGGGTTTACGACGACCCGAACAGGTACACCAGTTTCGGAGGGTTCTTACTCTTCCCCCTGTGA